In Chanodichthys erythropterus isolate Z2021 chromosome 11, ASM2448905v1, whole genome shotgun sequence, a single window of DNA contains:
- the spg7 gene encoding mitochondrial inner membrane m-AAA protease component paraplegin, whose product MTALLLLRGSKCCDKRIWSLSSRLSCFQSGRKLLENNLTSYSSLVTPNTRGLKSGRVQNILTKPLIPRLIGLEFQCHHKLVTNPMKLWKLLGTTHYFSTSNRRHEKKEGGKGKTPEEDEEEKKRREQEDQMYRERLRTLFIIAVIMSLLNSINTSGGNISWNDFVNEMLAKGEVSRVQVVPESDIVEIYLHPGAVIFGRPRLALMYRMQVANIDKFEEKLRAAEEELNIDAKDRIPVTYKRTGFFGNALYALGMAAIGVAILWYIFRLAGMGGRDGGFSAFNQLKMAKFTIVDGKSGKGVSFKDVAGMHEAKMEVKEFVDYLKNPDRYLQLGAKVPKGSLLLGPPGCGKTLLAKAVATEAQVPFLAMAGSEFVEVIGGLGAARVRSLFKEARARAPCIVYIDEIDAVGKKRSTNMSGFSNTEEEQTLNQLLVEMDGMGTTDHVIVLASTNRADILDNALMRPGRLDRHIFIDLPTLQERREIFEQHLKILKLTQPADFYSLRLAELTPGFSGADIANICNEAALHAAREGYKSIDTFNFEYAVERVIAGSVKKSKILSKEEQRIVAFHESGHALVGWLLEHTEAVMKVSIAPRTNAALGFAQMLPKDQYLFTKEQLFERMCMALGGRASEAITFNKVTTGAQDDLRKVTRVAYSMVKQYGMTASVGHVSFPESEDQGGIGRRPFSQGLQQQMDLEAKLLIAKAYRHTEKLLLDNRDKLILLANTLLEREVVNYDDIEALLGPSPFGPKKMIAPQSWVEAERDKQDTGEDEPRRRQRPNRKDKDDDINLSPA is encoded by the exons ATGACAGCGTTACTTTTGCTGCGTGGAAGCAAATGTTGCGACAAACGGATTTGGTCGTTGTCGTCTCGTTTGAGTTGTTTTCAAAGCGGCAGAAAACTCCTGGAGAACAATCTGACTTCATACTCGTCTTTAGTGACTCCAAACACAAGAGGTCTGAAGTCAGGACGCGTTCAG AACATTTTGACAAAGCCTTTAATCCCAAGGCTTATTGGACTTGAATTCCAATGTCACCACAAATTGGTGACAAATCCTATGAAACTGTGGAAACTATTAG GCACTACTCATTATTTCAGCACATCCAACAGAAGACATGAAAAGAAAGAGGGTGGCAAAGGGAAGACCCCAGAGGAGGATGAAG AAGAGAAAAAGAGACGAGAGCAGGAGGATCAGATGTATAGGGAGCGACTGCGCACACTGTTTATTATCGCTGTCATCATGAGCTTGCTCAACTCCATCAATACCAGTGGGGGGAACATATCCTGGAATGATTTTGTGAATGAAATGTTGGCCAAAGGGGAGGTGTCGCGAGTACAGGTGGTACCAGAGAGCGACATTGTCGAGATCTACCTCCACCCTGGTGCAGTCATCTTCGGAAGACCT AGACTGGCCCTGATGTACCGAATGCAGGTGGCCAACATTGACAAGTTTGAGGAGAAGCTAAGAGCAGCAGAGGAAGAGCTGAATATAGATGCCAAAGACAGAATACCAGTGACCTACAAGCGCACAGGCTTCTTTGGGAA TGCCCTTTATGCACTCGGTATGGCTGCCATTGGTGTTGCAATCCTCTGGTACATCTTCCGACTGGCAGGAATGGGTGGGAGAGATGGCGGCTTTAGTGCATTT AATCAGTTGAAAATGGCTAAATTCACTATTGTCGATGGGAAATCTGGGAAAGGTGTAAGCTTCAAAGATGTTGCGGGTATGCATGAGGCCAAGATGGAAGTCAAAGAGTTTGTGGACTATCTAAAG AATCCAGACAGATACCTTCAGCTTGGGGCCAAAGTACCTAAAGGCTCTCTGCTTCTGGGGCCCCCTGGCTGTGGGAAAACCCTGCTTGCTAAGGCAGTGGCGACAGAAGCTCAGGTGCCCTTCCTCGCCATGGCAGGTTCAGAGTTTGTGGAGGTGATTGGAG GCCTTGGTGCCGCAAGAGTGCGAAGTCTTTTCAAAGAGGCTCGAGCTCGAGCACCGTGCATCGTCTACATCGATGAGATTGATGCCGTGGGGAAGAAACGCTCCACAAACATGTCTGGTTTCTCAAACACAGAGGAAGAGCAGACCCTTAATCAGCTGCTGGTGGAGATGGACG GAATGGGCACCACAGATCATGTGATTGTCCTGGCTTCCACTAATCGGGCAGACATTCTGGACAATGCACTCATGAGACCGGGCAGGCTTGACAGGCACATATTTATCGACCTGCCAACTCTTCAG GAGAGGAGGGAAATCTTCGAGCAACACCTGAAGATCCTGAAGCTCACACAGCCGGCAGACTTCTACTCCCTGCGTCTGGCTGAGTTGACACCAGGCTTCAGTG GAGCCGACATCGCCAACATCTGCAATGAGGCCGCCCTTCATGCTGCCAGAGAGGGTTACAAGTCCATTGACACCTTTAATTTTGAATATGCTGTGGAGAGAGTCATCGCAG GGAGTGTGAAGAAGAGTAAAATCTTGTCTAAAGAAGAGCAGAGGATAGTGGCCTTCCATGAGTCTGGTCATGCTTTAGTGGGATGGCTGCTGGAACACACCGAAGCTGTCATGAAG GTTTCAATAGCTCCCAGGACGAATGCCGCTTTGGGCTTCGCTCAGATGCTGCCGAAGGATCAGTATTTGTTCACCAAAGAGCAGCTGTTTGAGAGGATGTGCATGGCGTTGGGTGGACGAGCCTCTGAGGCCATCACCTTCAATAAGGTCACCACAG GTGCTCAGGATGACCTGCGGAAGGTGACCCGGGTGGCCTACTCCATGGTGAAGCAGTATGGCATGACTGCCAGTGTGGGCCATGTGTCCTTCCCTGAGTCTGAGGATCAGGGCGGTATCGGACGGAGACCGTTCAGCCAAGGCCTCCAGCAGCAGATGGACCTT GAAGCTAAGTTGCTAATAGCAAAGGCCTACAGACACACAGAGAAACTGCTTTTGGACAACAGAGACAAACTTATTTTG ctggctaataCCCTGCTGGAGAGGGAGGTGGTCAACTACGACGACATCGAGGCTTTGCTGGGACCTTCTCCGTTTGGACCCAAAAAGATGATCGCCCCTCAAAGCTGGGTGGAGGCCGAAAGAGACAAACAGGACACGGGGGAAGATGAGCCACGCAGACGCCAGAGACCAAATCGCAAAGACAAAGATGATGACATCAACCTGAGCCCGGCTTGA